ATTCAGGATCAGCTCGCCAATCGTTTCCAGATTACGGGCCTCGACTCGCCAGAAGAAGCGCGCGACCTAGCTCTGCTGTTGCGGGCCGGTGCGCTGCGTGCGCCGATGGATATCGTGGAAGAACGCACCGTAGGCCCAAGCTTGGGTGCGCAAAACATCCAGTCGGGCGTCAATGCGTCGATTTTGGGCTTCGCACTGGTCGCCGTATTCATGCTGATTTACTACCGCGTGTTCGGCGTGACTGCAATCGTTGCCTTGGGTGTCAACCTGATCCTGATCGTCGCCGTGCTCTCGATGTTGCAGGCCACGCTGACCTTGCCCGGTATTGCGGGGATGGTGCTGACGCTGGGTATCGCGGTGGATGCCAACGTGCTGATCAACGAGCGCATTCGTGAAGAACTGCGCAACGGCCTAACGCCCCATGCCGCCATCAAGGCGGGGTATGAGCGCGCCTTCGCCACCATTATCGATTCGCACGTAACTACCCTGCTCGCCGCCATCGTGCTGTTTGCGCTGGGAGCGGGCGCGGTGAAGGGATTTGCCGTCACGTTGACAATCGGGATTCTGGCCTCGCTCTTTACCGCAATCATGGTCACGCGTGCACTGGTGAACCTGATTTACGGTCGCCGCGTACGTCTGAACAAGATATCTATTTAATGGCCTTCAAATACGAGAACAGTGATGTTTAACCTATTTCCCTACAACGCCAAGTTCGATTTTTTCGGCAAGCGCAAATATGCCTACATCATCTCAGCGCTCCTGTTGATTGCCGCTATCGTGTCGCTCTCGACGCGCGGCATTAATCTGGGGCTGGATTTCACCGGTGGCGTTGTGCTCGAAGTCGGCTACGCTAAAGCGGCTGATCTGGATGCCATCCGCGATGACCTGAAGCAAAACAAGTTCAAGGAAGCCGTGGTGCAATACTTCGGCTCCAGCGAAACCGTGATGATTCGCCTGCCGCCCGCCAAGGGCCAGAACCAGAACCAGTTGGCCGATCAGGTGCTGTCCGTCCTCAAGAAACAGGACGATAGCGCCACCATGCGCCGCGTGGAGTTTGTCGGCCCGGCCGTGGGCAAGGAGCTGTTCAATTCCGGCGGACTGGCCATGATCGTGGTATTGAGCGGTTTGCTGATTTTCGTCAGCCTGCGCTACCAGCTCAAAATGGCGACCGGGGCAGTGCTGACCTTGAGCCACGATTTGATCATGGTGTTTGGCTTTATCAGCGTCACCGGCATCGAGTTCAATCTCACCGTACTGGCCGCCTACTTGGCGCTTGCCGGTTACTCGATCAACGACATGATCGTGGTGTTCGACCGGATGCGGGAAAATTTCCGCAAAATCCGCAAAGGATCCGAGATCGAAATCATGAATGCCTCGGTCAATCAGACCATGTCACGGACCGTGATTACGGCCACGACAACCT
This region of Halothiobacillus neapolitanus c2 genomic DNA includes:
- the secF gene encoding protein translocase subunit SecF, translating into MFNLFPYNAKFDFFGKRKYAYIISALLLIAAIVSLSTRGINLGLDFTGGVVLEVGYAKAADLDAIRDDLKQNKFKEAVVQYFGSSETVMIRLPPAKGQNQNQLADQVLSVLKKQDDSATMRRVEFVGPAVGKELFNSGGLAMIVVLSGLLIFVSLRYQLKMATGAVLTLSHDLIMVFGFISVTGIEFNLTVLAAYLALAGYSINDMIVVFDRMRENFRKIRKGSEIEIMNASVNQTMSRTVITATTTFLSVLALYVFGGEALRGFSETLLVGIVLGTFSSIYVASSLSLDLGLKRKDLLKLTDKEKLVDTAP